From a region of the Thiomicrorhabdus sp. genome:
- the acpS gene encoding holo-ACP synthase yields the protein MIVGVGTDIVDVERIEKVYKKQGDSFAQRLLSEAELHEFTNQLYPERFLAKRWALKEAVSKALGTGISQGVRFKDMTVAHKESGQPVLVLAGSTLEKSNELGITDWAISISDEKHHTVAFVVAEQRT from the coding sequence ATGATAGTTGGCGTGGGTACAGATATTGTTGATGTAGAACGTATTGAAAAAGTCTATAAAAAGCAGGGTGATTCCTTTGCTCAACGATTGCTTTCAGAAGCTGAGTTACATGAGTTTACCAATCAACTTTATCCAGAACGATTTTTAGCCAAACGTTGGGCGCTAAAAGAAGCGGTATCTAAAGCCTTGGGTACCGGTATTTCTCAAGGTGTTCGCTTTAAAGATATGACGGTTGCTCACAAAGAGAGTGGTCAGCCGGTTTTAGTCTTAGCGGGCTCAACCTTAGAAAAATCCAATGAGTTGGGTATTACTGACTGGGCGATAAGCATTAGTGACGAAAAGCATCACACTGTTGCTTTTGTGGTCGCAGAACAGCGAACTTAG
- a CDS encoding DUF445 family protein — protein MNKSLVTNLTAVILIVLGYVLENTFLLMMGIFALSGALTNWLAIYMLFEKVPGLVGSGVIPNRFEEFKTAIKSLMMEQFFTQENIDKFVSNSAQNSKFELKPIIEKVDLTPSYERLVEVIMNSSFGSMLGMFGGADALTPLKEPFLTNMQSSLIEMTQTDEFHQMLQEELDQPDVMADIQAKVAEIIDARLEELTPQLVKEMVQKMIKEHLGWLVVWGGVFGALIGLITTALMMMPL, from the coding sequence ATGAATAAATCGCTTGTTACTAACTTAACAGCAGTAATTCTTATCGTTTTAGGTTACGTTTTAGAGAATACGTTTCTTTTAATGATGGGAATTTTTGCTTTGTCTGGAGCTTTAACCAACTGGTTAGCGATCTATATGTTATTTGAAAAAGTACCAGGCCTGGTAGGTTCTGGTGTGATTCCTAACCGTTTTGAAGAGTTTAAAACAGCCATTAAATCTTTAATGATGGAACAGTTTTTTACTCAAGAAAATATAGATAAGTTTGTTTCTAACAGTGCTCAAAATTCAAAATTCGAGTTAAAACCTATTATAGAAAAAGTCGATTTAACCCCTTCTTATGAACGTCTGGTTGAAGTGATTATGAACTCATCATTTGGTTCAATGTTAGGGATGTTTGGTGGGGCAGATGCATTAACACCGTTAAAAGAACCGTTTTTAACCAATATGCAGAGTTCATTAATCGAAATGACGCAAACCGATGAATTTCACCAAATGCTTCAAGAAGAGCTAGATCAACCCGATGTTATGGCAGATATTCAAGCCAAAGTTGCCGAAATCATTGATGCTCGTTTAGAAGAGCTAACGCCTCAGTTGGTTAAAGAGATGGTGCAAAAAATGATTAAAGAGCATCTTGGATGGTTAGTTGTTTGGGGTGGTGTATTTGGTGCTTTAATTGGCCTAATCACTACTGCACTTATGATGATGCCGTTATAA
- a CDS encoding bile acid:sodium symporter family protein yields MVMTAFPIWALLLSGLAMVFPQLFVDLKSWIVPLLMLVMLGMGLTLKWQDFQQVWQHRFVVALGVAIQFLVMPFAAWLLSMLFGLSLELTIGMMLVGATAGGTASNVIAYLAKGDVALSVSMTLISTLAAVFLLPLLTWLYIGQKVDVPVMSMLMMLLKLIVLPILMGMAINHFWHAKLQKVLPLFPLFSMAVILLIIAIVVALNANNIETVAWTVIAAVILHNLIGMTSGYYLARKFGYDSVIARTVAIEVGMQNSGLSVALALKYFTAASALPGAVFSIWHNISGSVFASYWQKKDKSPK; encoded by the coding sequence ATGGTCATGACAGCATTTCCAATTTGGGCGTTACTCTTAAGTGGTTTAGCCATGGTTTTTCCGCAACTATTTGTGGATTTGAAATCATGGATTGTCCCTTTACTAATGCTGGTTATGCTCGGTATGGGGTTAACGCTTAAGTGGCAAGACTTTCAGCAGGTTTGGCAGCATCGGTTTGTGGTGGCTTTAGGTGTTGCCATCCAATTTTTGGTTATGCCATTTGCCGCTTGGCTGCTCTCTATGTTATTTGGGCTCTCTTTAGAGCTCACCATTGGCATGATGTTAGTAGGTGCAACCGCAGGAGGTACCGCTTCTAATGTCATTGCGTATTTGGCAAAAGGTGATGTTGCTTTATCAGTTAGCATGACACTAATTTCTACTTTAGCCGCTGTTTTTTTATTGCCGTTATTAACATGGTTGTATATTGGCCAAAAAGTGGATGTGCCAGTGATGTCTATGTTGATGATGTTACTAAAGTTGATTGTGTTGCCGATTTTAATGGGCATGGCAATTAATCATTTTTGGCATGCTAAACTACAAAAAGTGTTGCCTTTGTTTCCGCTGTTTTCTATGGCTGTGATTTTATTAATTATTGCTATAGTGGTAGCGTTAAATGCTAATAATATTGAAACCGTTGCCTGGACGGTGATTGCGGCGGTGATATTGCACAATTTAATTGGTATGACCTCTGGATACTATTTAGCCAGAAAGTTTGGTTACGATTCTGTAATTGCCAGAACGGTTGCAATAGAAGTGGGTATGCAAAACTCAGGCTTAAGTGTGGCTTTAGCCCTTAAATATTTTACCGCCGCTAGTGCTTTGCCAGGGGCGGTGTTTAGTATTTGGCATAATATTTCAGGATCGGTTTTTGCCAGTTATTGGCAAAAGAAAGATAAGTCACCTAAGTAA
- a CDS encoding NnrS family protein — MYFFDRAFRSFFLGGAIFATISMLVWWLNYPVLNASLKLTSFSGISPIYWHGHEMVFGYALATVTGFLLTAVMNWTGLNSASGKWLAGLFVLWLLARFGYLVDLPIQYIAIADIGFTIGLFLHFFIPVYKTKQWKQAGLAVKFFLLIFANTLYYSGALGLLQKGEYWGMIAGLFLVLAINLTMMRRLIPFFTEKALGLPEKVNEKWLDASAVGGFLGLMIVVMFAPNHWLITVIAFPLGFIHSWRWLKWYHPKIWKITLLWPLHVSYAFMILGMFLYGFVGLKMVSESLAIHALAAGGIGLLCSSMMARISLGHTNRNVFEPPKIVVAVFALLTITAIVRVILPLVDASHYVLWMHLSQWGWAISFAILTIVYWSILTKPSPIKDSGIRL; from the coding sequence ATGTATTTTTTTGACCGAGCTTTCCGTTCATTTTTTCTTGGTGGAGCGATCTTTGCCACCATTTCCATGCTTGTTTGGTGGCTTAATTATCCTGTACTAAATGCAAGCTTAAAGCTAACCAGTTTTTCAGGTATTTCTCCTATTTATTGGCATGGTCATGAGATGGTTTTTGGTTACGCCTTGGCAACGGTAACGGGTTTTTTACTTACCGCAGTAATGAACTGGACGGGTTTAAACTCAGCTTCTGGTAAGTGGTTGGCGGGTTTATTTGTTTTATGGTTATTAGCACGTTTTGGTTATTTGGTTGATCTACCTATCCAATACATTGCCATTGCTGATATCGGCTTTACCATAGGTCTATTTTTACACTTCTTTATACCCGTGTATAAAACCAAACAGTGGAAACAAGCTGGTTTAGCCGTTAAATTCTTTTTGCTAATTTTCGCTAATACTCTCTATTATTCAGGTGCGTTAGGCTTACTGCAAAAAGGCGAGTACTGGGGCATGATAGCTGGGCTGTTTTTGGTCTTGGCCATTAATTTAACTATGATGCGTCGCTTGATTCCGTTTTTTACCGAGAAAGCTTTAGGATTGCCAGAAAAAGTGAATGAAAAATGGCTTGATGCATCAGCAGTAGGCGGCTTTTTAGGGTTAATGATTGTCGTAATGTTTGCACCCAACCATTGGCTAATCACTGTTATAGCATTTCCGCTTGGGTTTATTCATAGCTGGCGTTGGTTAAAATGGTATCACCCTAAAATCTGGAAAATCACACTACTTTGGCCGTTACATGTCTCTTATGCCTTTATGATTTTAGGGATGTTTTTGTATGGGTTTGTTGGCTTGAAAATGGTCAGTGAGTCTTTAGCCATTCACGCTTTAGCCGCTGGTGGTATCGGTTTATTGTGCTCATCAATGATGGCGAGAATCTCTTTAGGACATACCAATAGAAATGTATTTGAACCTCCTAAAATAGTCGTTGCAGTATTTGCTTTGTTAACGATTACCGCTATTGTTAGAGTTATTTTACCGTTGGTAGATGCCAGTCACTATGTTTTATGGATGCATCTCAGCCAATGGGGTTGGGCGATAAGTTTTGCCATTTTAACCATTGTCTATTGGTCAATTTTAACTAAGCCGAGTCCTATAAAAGATAGCGGAATCAGGCTGTGA
- a CDS encoding YeeE/YedE family protein: MNRTKFFLYILLLTSPLWVFALNNVMQNSQLFTFNLILIGALLGASLNYFQFGFSSSFRSSITEKRTAGMRSIIWLLAIAILLFAPLLALQAWHEQTFTGFIRPLSLAIPLGAFIFGIGMQIGCGCTSGTLNRVGQLQAMSFSTLLFMIIGGSLAAMTFADWNQLPVFEPFAFQRQFGWALGLLIQLLLLAFLYLLLKRLEQRHHQDYQPLIAKQHFLKTHPFLAAAISLAFLNASLLFISGTPWSISSVFPYWGTSLIDLFGLSIDWTFWDYTMENSTRMNQGLFENTVSLTTIGVILGAFIASLIHPRIKVKISAKALAASMIGGTIMGFGAVMASGCNIGAFFSGIASGSLHGWVWLVFALFGNMLGLMIRKQVFNIKT; encoded by the coding sequence ATGAATCGCACAAAATTTTTTCTCTACATTTTGCTTTTAACGTCACCATTATGGGTGTTTGCTCTAAATAACGTTATGCAAAATAGCCAACTATTCACCTTTAATTTAATATTAATTGGTGCTCTTTTGGGTGCTAGTTTAAATTACTTTCAGTTTGGTTTTAGCAGTAGTTTTCGCTCTTCTATTACAGAAAAACGCACCGCAGGTATGCGATCAATTATTTGGTTGTTAGCTATAGCGATACTCTTGTTTGCCCCGCTTTTAGCCCTACAAGCTTGGCACGAGCAAACCTTTACTGGGTTTATTCGCCCATTGAGTTTAGCCATACCATTAGGGGCATTTATTTTTGGAATAGGCATGCAAATTGGCTGTGGATGCACCTCAGGTACACTTAACCGAGTGGGCCAGTTACAGGCTATGTCGTTCTCTACCCTACTGTTTATGATTATTGGCGGCAGCTTGGCAGCCATGACTTTTGCTGACTGGAATCAATTACCTGTTTTTGAACCCTTTGCTTTTCAACGTCAGTTTGGTTGGGCGTTAGGTTTATTGATTCAACTGCTTTTATTGGCATTTTTGTATCTGTTATTAAAACGTTTAGAGCAACGCCATCATCAAGATTATCAACCTTTAATCGCTAAACAGCATTTTTTAAAGACACACCCGTTTTTAGCCGCAGCCATCAGCTTGGCATTTTTAAATGCTTCGCTGCTGTTTATATCAGGTACACCTTGGTCTATTAGTTCAGTTTTTCCGTATTGGGGAACGAGCTTAATTGATTTATTTGGTCTTTCTATTGATTGGACATTTTGGGATTACACCATGGAAAACAGTACCCGAATGAATCAAGGACTGTTTGAAAACACCGTGAGTTTAACAACGATAGGCGTCATTTTAGGGGCTTTTATTGCCTCACTAATTCACCCAAGAATAAAGGTAAAGATTAGTGCAAAAGCCTTAGCCGCGAGTATGATTGGCGGTACCATTATGGGGTTTGGTGCGGTTATGGCTTCTGGCTGTAATATTGGGGCTTTTTTTAGCGGTATTGCCTCTGGCAGTTTACACGGATGGGTATGGTTAGTGTTTGCGTTATTTGGCAATATGTTAGGTTTAATGATTAGAAAACAAGTTTTTAATATTAAGACTTAA
- a CDS encoding efflux RND transporter periplasmic adaptor subunit codes for MNNPFKNSTLLKHPGILVTLILIIAMLIWGFWPKPIMVEVVKVKKAPLTVSIQEDGRTRVIDRYVITSPINGMTCRMHLKVGDTVTQGQNLLNISPLESQVLDARSRAQAQAQVSVANSALQAAKQQVVLAKANAKLASDKLKRYKPLLAKGLISQEAFDETKTAALTTQSQQRSATFAVEVAQFELQSAKTILNYSAAQPHNNNLERVPVNSPINGKILKVARKCEGPVITGEALLEVGDPTALEVEVDVLSADAVKIKPGMKVLFDRWGGLQPLEGVVRVIEPVGFTKVSALGVEEQRVWVICDFTSATQEWQRLGDGYRVEAQFILWQQDDVLQIPSSALFRYKDGWAVFKNVNNTAIRQEVKVGQRNGLSVQILSGLVEGESIINHPSDAVENNKTTKTRINN; via the coding sequence ATGAATAACCCATTTAAAAATTCAACCCTACTTAAACACCCAGGTATTCTGGTTACTCTCATTTTGATTATCGCAATGCTAATCTGGGGTTTTTGGCCAAAACCAATTATGGTAGAGGTTGTTAAAGTTAAAAAAGCTCCGCTTACCGTCAGCATTCAAGAAGATGGCCGAACTCGAGTCATTGACCGTTATGTGATTACCTCGCCCATTAATGGAATGACTTGTCGTATGCATTTAAAAGTGGGTGACACCGTAACTCAAGGCCAAAATCTACTTAATATCAGCCCATTAGAATCTCAAGTATTGGATGCCAGAAGCCGAGCTCAAGCACAAGCTCAAGTGTCGGTTGCCAATTCTGCTCTGCAAGCGGCCAAACAGCAAGTGGTTTTAGCAAAAGCCAATGCTAAACTGGCTAGTGATAAACTCAAACGATATAAACCGCTTTTAGCCAAAGGCTTAATTTCTCAAGAAGCCTTTGATGAAACAAAAACTGCTGCACTGACAACACAAAGCCAACAACGCTCGGCTACTTTTGCGGTTGAGGTGGCTCAATTTGAACTGCAATCAGCCAAGACGATTCTCAACTATTCCGCTGCGCAACCCCACAATAATAACCTAGAGCGTGTACCTGTTAATTCACCTATTAATGGCAAAATTTTAAAAGTCGCTCGTAAATGTGAAGGCCCTGTTATCACTGGCGAAGCATTATTGGAGGTGGGTGATCCAACTGCATTAGAAGTAGAAGTTGATGTACTATCTGCCGACGCCGTTAAAATCAAACCAGGTATGAAAGTATTATTTGACCGCTGGGGAGGTTTACAACCTTTAGAGGGTGTTGTAAGAGTGATTGAACCAGTTGGTTTTACCAAAGTTTCAGCTTTAGGAGTAGAAGAACAACGTGTATGGGTGATATGTGACTTTACCTCTGCAACACAAGAGTGGCAACGTTTGGGTGATGGTTACCGCGTGGAAGCTCAATTTATTCTGTGGCAACAAGACGATGTATTACAAATTCCTTCCAGTGCTTTATTTCGCTACAAAGATGGCTGGGCGGTATTTAAAAATGTAAATAACACCGCAATAAGACAAGAGGTAAAAGTTGGTCAACGCAATGGTTTAAGTGTGCAAATTTTATCAGGCCTGGTAGAAGGTGAATCCATTATTAATCACCCTAGTGATGCTGTTGAAAACAACAAAACCACAAAAACACGTATCAATAATTAA
- a CDS encoding ABC transporter permease — translation MNAIDIKLWRELWKMRMQALAIAMVIVSGVAIFIMSLSTYDSLYQSRASYYQDHHFADVFSSLKRAPLSVAKRIAEIPGVDKVETRVVSYVNLEIAGYNDPVSGHLISLPDNSITGTSDNPRGLLNQIYLRDGRVIEPGHDDEIILSEEFADAHKLKAGDKIRANINGRSKSLTIIGTGLSPEYIYQIAPGAMFPDYKSYGVMWMARAPLASAYDMQGAFNNVTLTLLKGANTQDVIDRLDQILKPYGGIGAYARKDQLSNRFLTEELKQLKNMATLFPIIFFGVAAFLLNVVISRLISLEREQIAVLKAFGYSNLAVGIHYSKLVLMIVSLGIIIGTALGIWMGKGMSQLYMDVYSLPYMNYIVQPHVIASAVLVSFAVALMGTLHAVYKAIKLPPAQGMRAQAPASYHPTFIERFGLQNQFSQPSRMILRHIERRPIKSLLTTLGISMACGIMMVSGFQEGAINEMVDVQYNMSQHEDLMALYAEPTATKSLYSLKSIKGVELAEGFRNVPANLKFEHRSYRSSISGVEPKSFLTDLLDSKLNKISVPQEGVIITDYLSQQLHIKVGDILTIEVLEGNRPTIHVPIIGTVKQYLGLNVYMQRRTLNRLLKEGNVISGAYLQVDEKYQKSVYNQLKNMPRIAGVVQQKSAIEGFYETMDDTILFFSFISTLLGASIAFGVVYNSMRIALSERSRELASLRVLGFHRSEIAYILLGEQALLTLLAIPLGFVIGYLLCGYLAFQFNSDLYRIPLILENDVYAKAALVVLASSLLSGFMIWRNLGQLDMVSVLKAKE, via the coding sequence ATGAATGCAATTGATATTAAATTGTGGCGAGAACTTTGGAAGATGCGTATGCAAGCCTTAGCTATTGCTATGGTGATTGTGAGTGGTGTGGCCATTTTTATTATGTCGTTAAGTACCTATGATTCACTCTATCAAAGCCGTGCTAGCTATTATCAGGATCACCATTTTGCAGATGTTTTTTCATCACTAAAACGCGCCCCTCTCTCGGTTGCTAAACGTATTGCAGAAATACCAGGCGTTGATAAGGTAGAAACCCGTGTGGTGAGTTACGTAAATTTAGAGATTGCGGGTTATAACGACCCTGTAAGCGGACATTTAATCTCTCTGCCTGATAATAGTATTACTGGTACTAGCGATAATCCACGTGGCTTACTTAATCAAATCTATCTACGTGATGGACGGGTTATTGAACCTGGTCATGATGATGAAATCATTCTCAGTGAAGAGTTTGCCGATGCTCACAAATTAAAAGCTGGCGATAAAATCAGAGCCAATATTAATGGACGTAGTAAAAGTTTAACCATTATAGGTACTGGGCTTTCTCCGGAATATATTTATCAAATTGCTCCTGGTGCGATGTTTCCAGACTATAAAAGCTATGGGGTAATGTGGATGGCACGAGCGCCTTTAGCCAGTGCTTATGATATGCAAGGCGCCTTTAATAACGTCACCTTAACCTTGCTAAAAGGGGCCAATACACAAGATGTTATTGACCGCCTTGACCAAATACTCAAACCGTATGGCGGTATAGGTGCTTACGCACGTAAAGATCAACTTTCAAATCGCTTTTTAACGGAAGAGTTAAAACAACTCAAAAACATGGCCACCCTATTTCCCATTATCTTTTTTGGGGTTGCTGCTTTTTTACTGAATGTGGTTATTAGCCGTTTAATTTCGCTTGAACGAGAACAAATCGCAGTACTTAAAGCCTTTGGTTACAGCAATCTTGCGGTTGGCATTCATTACAGTAAATTGGTATTAATGATTGTCTCTTTGGGGATTATTATAGGTACAGCCTTGGGCATTTGGATGGGCAAAGGCATGAGCCAACTCTATATGGATGTGTACAGCCTGCCCTATATGAATTATATAGTGCAACCGCATGTGATTGCTTCAGCCGTGTTAGTGAGTTTTGCAGTGGCTTTAATGGGCACGTTGCATGCCGTTTATAAAGCGATAAAGTTACCACCTGCTCAAGGCATGCGAGCCCAGGCTCCGGCCAGCTATCACCCCACATTTATAGAACGTTTTGGCTTACAAAATCAGTTTTCTCAACCGTCTAGAATGATTTTGCGACACATTGAACGCCGCCCGATTAAATCATTATTAACCACACTCGGCATTAGTATGGCATGCGGCATTATGATGGTTAGTGGTTTCCAGGAAGGTGCCATTAATGAAATGGTTGATGTGCAATACAATATGAGCCAACATGAAGATTTAATGGCTTTGTATGCAGAACCTACCGCAACCAAATCGCTGTACTCTTTAAAAAGCATTAAAGGCGTTGAATTGGCAGAAGGCTTTAGAAATGTGCCGGCTAACCTCAAATTTGAACACCGTTCATATCGTAGCTCAATCAGTGGCGTTGAGCCTAAGTCTTTTTTAACGGATTTATTAGATAGCAAGCTCAATAAAATCAGCGTACCGCAAGAAGGCGTGATTATTACCGATTACCTATCTCAACAGTTACATATTAAAGTGGGCGATATTCTGACAATTGAAGTTTTAGAAGGCAATCGCCCCACTATTCATGTCCCCATTATTGGTACAGTAAAACAATATTTGGGTTTAAATGTTTATATGCAACGCCGCACCCTAAACCGCTTATTAAAAGAAGGAAATGTCATTTCTGGTGCTTATTTACAAGTGGATGAAAAGTACCAAAAATCGGTGTATAACCAGTTAAAAAACATGCCTAGAATTGCGGGCGTAGTACAGCAAAAATCAGCCATTGAAGGTTTTTATGAAACCATGGATGATACCATTTTATTCTTTAGTTTTATCTCAACCTTACTAGGGGCAAGCATCGCTTTTGGGGTAGTTTATAACAGTATGCGAATTGCGTTATCTGAACGCAGTAGAGAACTGGCTAGTTTAAGAGTATTAGGATTTCATCGTTCAGAAATTGCCTATATTTTATTGGGTGAGCAAGCTTTATTAACCCTTTTGGCGATTCCACTTGGTTTTGTGATTGGTTATCTATTGTGTGGATATTTGGCCTTCCAATTTAATAGTGATCTGTATCGAATTCCACTTATTCTAGAAAACGATGTCTATGCCAAAGCCGCACTTGTGGTTTTAGCTTCATCGCTACTTTCTGGTTTTATGATATGGCGAAATCTTGGACAGCTTGATATGGTATCGGTATTAAAAGCCAAAGAATAA
- a CDS encoding ABC transporter ATP-binding protein → MQSKVALSADADNTVFEVENITKVYQMGEVDVHALRGINLKLYQGELTVLLGASGSGKSTLLNILGGLDTPSSGTVLYHNSDKVTQTIQTIDLSKASEHELTEYRRYNVGFVFQFYNLIPSLTARENVAVVTEIAKNPMTPEEALEIVGLGERLNHFPAQLSGGEQQRVAIARAIAKNPDVLLCDEPTGALDSQTGIKVLEALQRVNQELGTTTAVITHNAGIAEMADRVISLSDGQIIKSYTNETRIDPQKLTW, encoded by the coding sequence ATGCAATCAAAAGTAGCCCTTTCAGCCGACGCGGACAATACGGTTTTTGAAGTAGAAAACATCACCAAAGTTTACCAAATGGGTGAGGTTGATGTGCATGCATTACGCGGAATCAATCTAAAGCTTTATCAAGGTGAATTAACGGTTTTGCTTGGGGCTTCTGGTAGCGGTAAATCAACCCTACTCAATATTTTGGGTGGTTTAGATACGCCCTCATCTGGTACGGTGCTTTATCATAATTCAGATAAAGTCACCCAAACTATTCAAACCATCGATTTAAGTAAAGCCAGTGAGCATGAACTGACTGAATACCGTCGCTATAATGTGGGGTTTGTTTTTCAATTTTATAATCTTATTCCCAGTTTAACTGCTCGAGAAAATGTGGCGGTAGTCACTGAAATTGCTAAAAATCCAATGACACCTGAAGAGGCTTTAGAGATTGTTGGATTAGGTGAAAGATTAAATCACTTTCCTGCTCAACTTTCTGGTGGCGAACAACAACGTGTAGCCATTGCCCGTGCTATTGCTAAAAACCCTGATGTCTTATTATGCGATGAACCCACGGGAGCTTTGGATTCTCAAACTGGAATAAAAGTGTTAGAAGCGTTACAACGTGTGAACCAAGAATTAGGTACTACCACCGCAGTCATTACCCATAATGCCGGCATTGCTGAAATGGCCGATAGAGTGATTAGCTTATCAGATGGACAAATTATCAAAAGTTACACCAACGAAACACGAATTGATCCCCAAAAATTAACCTGGTAA